The following coding sequences are from one Virgibacillus necropolis window:
- a CDS encoding YkvI family membrane protein, whose product MKKSLQIAGAYIGLIVGAGFASGQEVLQFFTSFGWYGILGAIIATFLFAFLGMQIMQLGSHLQTTSHKEVVYKICGKYIGTGVDILVTFFLFGVAVVMIAGSGSIFEQQFGIAPVIGNLILTFLVIGTLCLNVKNVISIISIISPFLLILIFIITGYSILTSSTSLNELDMIASTQPSAAPNWLVGGLLYVSYNIAAGISMLAVIGGTEKNEKIASRGGLLGGIGLGLLLLLINLGLFMNADHIIGADMPTLMLATEISPIVGILMSIALLGMVFNTAVGMLYAFTARFVKPETPRFKFSVVGISLLAFGASFVGFTTLVGTVYPITGYLGSVLIIAIIVSWITARRNNKLKKDLSEKKAF is encoded by the coding sequence ATGAAGAAAAGTTTACAAATTGCTGGTGCTTACATCGGGCTTATTGTTGGAGCAGGTTTTGCATCCGGACAGGAAGTCCTCCAATTTTTCACCAGTTTTGGTTGGTATGGTATTCTCGGTGCAATTATAGCAACGTTTCTATTTGCCTTCCTTGGTATGCAAATAATGCAGTTAGGCTCCCACCTGCAAACGACGTCACATAAAGAAGTAGTGTATAAAATATGTGGTAAATATATCGGAACAGGGGTTGATATTTTAGTTACCTTTTTCTTGTTTGGTGTGGCGGTTGTTATGATCGCGGGTAGCGGCTCTATTTTTGAACAGCAATTTGGAATAGCACCTGTTATCGGGAACCTTATCCTTACTTTCCTTGTGATTGGTACACTGTGCTTAAATGTTAAAAATGTGATCTCAATAATTAGTATAATATCACCATTTCTTCTTATCCTAATATTTATCATTACAGGCTACTCCATTCTAACGAGTAGTACAAGCCTAAATGAGCTTGATATGATTGCATCTACCCAGCCATCCGCCGCTCCCAATTGGCTTGTAGGCGGATTGTTATATGTTTCTTATAATATTGCAGCTGGTATTTCTATGTTAGCCGTTATAGGTGGAACCGAAAAAAATGAAAAAATTGCAAGTCGCGGTGGTCTTCTTGGAGGTATAGGGCTGGGTCTTCTGCTGCTTTTAATTAATTTAGGGTTATTTATGAATGCAGACCATATCATAGGTGCAGATATGCCAACATTAATGCTGGCCACTGAAATTTCTCCAATAGTTGGCATATTAATGTCTATAGCCCTACTTGGGATGGTTTTTAATACTGCAGTTGGCATGCTATATGCTTTTACGGCTCGCTTTGTTAAACCGGAAACACCAAGATTTAAATTCAGTGTTGTCGGAATCAGTCTTCTTGCTTTTGGAGCAAGTTTTGTTGGGTTCACTACCTTAGTAGGAACTGTTTATCCGATTACAGGTTATTTAGGCTCTGTCCTTATTATAGCGATTATTGTTTCTTGGATAACCGCTAGACGAAACAACAAATTAAAAAAGGATTTGTCTGAAAAAAAAGCATTTTGA
- a CDS encoding DUF1428 family protein: MYLEIYLYPVLEENKEQFLKINREAERIYKEYGAIESKTFTAASIQPEYGCSGMVSAVELHESEILMLEINRYHNKDHHSQVLEKVDNDEQIEKLYNQMTKVIDVSRTVRGEFK; encoded by the coding sequence ATGTATTTAGAAATTTATCTTTATCCAGTACTGGAAGAAAACAAAGAACAATTTTTAAAAATTAATCGAGAAGCTGAACGTATTTACAAAGAGTATGGTGCGATCGAGAGCAAAACATTTACTGCTGCATCTATTCAGCCGGAATATGGTTGTTCAGGAATGGTATCGGCAGTTGAACTACACGAAAGCGAGATACTTATGTTAGAAATTAACCGTTATCATAATAAGGATCACCATAGTCAGGTTTTGGAGAAAGTTGATAATGATGAACAGATTGAAAAGTTATATAATCAAATGACAAAGGTGATCGATGTGAGTCGAACTGTCCGTGGTGAATTCAAATAG
- a CDS encoding class I SAM-dependent methyltransferase, producing MKQNKYDDPNFFSAYEQMPRSVKGLEAAGEWHILKELIPVLKDKNVLDLGCGFGWHCRYAREQEASSVIGVDISKKMIQRAREMTNDPLISYKKKSLEDIDFSNFQFDVVISSLAFHYIDSFKLICEKVYHWLKPEGSFVFSIEHPIFTSRNEQDWYYDEQGNRLHWPVDNYQIESVRETIFLDENVIKYHRTISTYINDLIDSGFIIRAVKESIPSDEMLKSIPETKDETRRPMFLMISAEKENR from the coding sequence ATGAAGCAAAATAAATATGATGATCCAAATTTCTTTTCTGCATATGAACAAATGCCACGTTCGGTTAAAGGGCTTGAAGCTGCTGGAGAATGGCATATATTAAAAGAACTAATACCAGTTCTAAAAGATAAGAATGTACTTGATTTAGGTTGCGGTTTCGGTTGGCATTGCCGATATGCGCGTGAGCAGGAAGCAAGTTCTGTAATAGGTGTAGATATATCTAAAAAAATGATTCAAAGAGCTCGTGAGATGACAAACGATCCTCTCATTTCGTATAAAAAAAAGTCACTTGAAGACATCGATTTTTCAAACTTTCAATTTGATGTTGTAATCAGTTCGTTAGCTTTTCACTATATTGATTCGTTTAAATTAATCTGTGAAAAAGTTTATCATTGGTTAAAGCCTGAGGGGAGCTTTGTTTTCTCAATTGAACATCCAATTTTCACTTCTCGGAATGAACAAGATTGGTATTATGATGAACAAGGGAATCGTCTTCATTGGCCAGTAGATAACTATCAAATAGAGAGTGTACGTGAAACAATATTTTTAGATGAAAACGTTATAAAATATCATCGTACGATTTCAACATATATAAATGATTTAATTGATTCTGGTTTTATTATAAGAGCGGTTAAGGAATCAATTCCTTCTGATGAAATGTTAAAAAGTATTCCCGAAACGAAAGATGAAACCCGAAGACCTATGTTTTTAATGATCTCGGCAGAAAAGGAAAATAGGTGA